From the genome of Mycobacterium dioxanotrophicus, one region includes:
- a CDS encoding TetR/AcrR family transcriptional regulator, giving the protein MAGGTKRLPRAVREQQMLDAAVQIFSVNGYHETSMDAIAAQAEISKPMLYLYYGSKEELFGACLNRELTRFVDVVRGQIDFSQSPKDLLRNAVLAFLTYIDANRASWMVLYTQATSSQAFAHTVREGRERIIDLVARLLSTGTRNPEPDSDFEMMAVALVGAGEAIATRVSSGDADVNESAELMINLFWRGLKGKPSETGSQSAVG; this is encoded by the coding sequence ATGGCAGGTGGAACCAAACGGCTGCCGCGTGCCGTCCGAGAACAGCAGATGCTCGACGCCGCGGTCCAGATCTTCTCGGTCAATGGCTATCACGAGACGTCCATGGACGCGATCGCAGCGCAGGCCGAGATCTCCAAGCCGATGCTGTATCTCTACTACGGCTCCAAGGAAGAGCTGTTCGGGGCGTGCCTGAACCGGGAGCTCACCCGGTTCGTCGATGTGGTGCGCGGGCAGATCGACTTCAGTCAGAGCCCGAAGGACCTGCTGCGCAACGCAGTACTGGCGTTCCTGACCTATATCGACGCCAACCGGGCTTCGTGGATGGTGCTCTACACGCAGGCCACCAGCTCGCAGGCGTTTGCTCACACGGTCCGTGAAGGCCGCGAGCGCATCATCGATCTGGTGGCCAGGCTGCTCAGTACCGGCACGCGTAACCCTGAGCCCGACAGCGACTTCGAGATGATGGCCGTCGCGCTGGTGGGCGCCGGTGAGGCCATCGCCACTCGGGTGAGCTCCGGCGACGCCGACGTCAACGAGTCCGCCGAGCTGATGATCAACCTGTTCTGGCGCGGCCTGAAAGGCAAACCGTCGGAGACCGGATCTCAGTCGGCCGTCGGTTAG
- a CDS encoding MurR/RpiR family transcriptional regulator, with product MSEDAAETVANVSTTVEARATAALPTLSKAERRVGRALLGDYPSAGLASAARLAERAEVSPPTVLRFAQSLGYDGFADLQVALRAELSSRSNGPITRLPDAPAAGSLLDRLLQQGRAQNERAEQTLALLAEPALEAAVALLADAGRTVYLHGGRFSHLLALHLAAHLEQLRPGIRVLGDPTGGDLGALLELSRHDVVVLFDYHRYQRSAAELAQRVHRAGATVLLITDDLSCPVAPDAEVVLAASSTVGTTYQSMAAGFLLTELLIPLVMDAIGEPARTRMALWEEQRRAELLP from the coding sequence GTGTCAGAGGACGCTGCGGAGACGGTGGCAAATGTCTCGACGACCGTGGAGGCCAGGGCCACCGCGGCGCTGCCCACGCTCAGCAAGGCTGAACGAAGAGTGGGGCGGGCGTTGCTCGGCGACTATCCGAGCGCCGGGTTGGCCAGCGCGGCCCGGTTGGCCGAACGCGCCGAGGTGAGCCCGCCGACCGTGTTGCGGTTCGCGCAGTCCCTCGGCTACGACGGGTTCGCTGACCTGCAGGTCGCGCTGCGTGCCGAGCTGTCCTCGCGGTCGAACGGCCCGATCACCCGGCTGCCCGACGCCCCGGCCGCAGGCAGCCTGCTCGACCGGCTGCTGCAGCAGGGGCGTGCACAGAACGAGCGGGCCGAGCAGACGTTGGCGCTGCTCGCCGAACCCGCGCTGGAAGCCGCCGTCGCGCTGCTCGCCGACGCCGGACGAACCGTTTATCTGCACGGCGGCCGCTTCTCACATCTGCTGGCCCTGCACCTGGCCGCCCACCTCGAACAGTTGCGGCCGGGTATCCGGGTGCTGGGGGACCCGACGGGCGGGGATCTCGGTGCGCTGCTCGAACTGTCCCGCCACGACGTGGTGGTGCTCTTCGACTATCACCGATACCAGCGCAGCGCCGCCGAGCTGGCCCAACGCGTGCACCGCGCCGGCGCGACCGTCCTGCTCATCACCGACGATCTGAGCTGTCCCGTGGCGCCGGACGCCGAGGTCGTGCTGGCCGCCTCGAGCACCGTGGGCACCACCTACCAGAGCATGGCGGCCGGATTTCTGCTGACCGAACTGCTCATCCCGTTGGTCATGGACGCGATCGGGGAGCCTGCCCGGACCAGGATGGCGCTGTGGGAGGAACAACGGCGCGCTGAGCTTCTGCCGTGA
- a CDS encoding APC family permease has protein sequence MTTSATNDTDQLPHRRLPFWVALALSVATVGPTLAMSGNGQGLIATVGKAIPLVFLIGLIGVSLVGYSFVRLTRHLNHAGSAYALVGGTVGPRAGFFSGFAMLGAYVGFSIGTLALTAAFTNAFVAQLQPGNEHPYQLPWMAVVVVGAIISFALAGRDIRLLAKILLGIEGVGIVAMIVLVIAIFARGGASSTGFDVSVFSFSGGVSASAVLSGVVAAFLSWAGFEACASMGEETDNPGRNIPRALAGTLILTGVLFVVVMFAQVIGFGTDEAGLAAFQSSGNTLGDLGSRYIGQWFSLIIIFTATVAAFGCHMATAATSGRMLYAFGRDGFGPKALAHIHEATGGPRRATWLVVGLALVVDLICGASGWPVMGTGNAAIDTYFLFAVAGSVCLMVCYLLVEVAAAWFVGAPKFVAVHGGQGKAPGLVLPLLGAVVILVVLWFNVKDAETWLAAPLLGLYWCAVGLVIALAASGIAKRVGESLTRELDLTPPVQAEAK, from the coding sequence ATGACCACCAGCGCCACCAACGACACCGATCAACTACCGCACCGGCGCCTGCCGTTCTGGGTGGCGCTGGCACTGTCGGTCGCGACGGTCGGCCCGACCCTGGCCATGTCCGGCAACGGTCAGGGCCTCATCGCCACCGTGGGTAAGGCCATCCCGCTGGTGTTCCTCATCGGCCTGATCGGAGTGTCACTGGTCGGCTACAGCTTCGTGCGCCTGACCCGTCACCTCAATCACGCCGGCTCCGCCTACGCACTGGTGGGCGGCACCGTCGGTCCGCGGGCCGGGTTCTTCTCCGGATTCGCCATGCTCGGCGCCTATGTCGGATTCTCCATCGGCACATTGGCTTTGACGGCGGCCTTCACGAACGCCTTCGTCGCGCAACTGCAACCGGGCAACGAACACCCGTATCAGCTGCCGTGGATGGCCGTCGTGGTGGTGGGCGCAATCATCTCGTTCGCCCTGGCCGGTCGCGACATCAGGCTGTTGGCCAAGATTCTGCTCGGCATCGAAGGTGTCGGCATCGTGGCGATGATCGTGCTCGTGATCGCGATATTCGCCCGCGGCGGTGCCTCTTCCACCGGGTTCGATGTCAGCGTGTTTTCCTTCTCCGGCGGTGTGTCCGCGTCCGCAGTGCTCAGCGGCGTGGTCGCCGCCTTCCTGTCCTGGGCTGGTTTCGAGGCCTGCGCCTCGATGGGCGAGGAGACCGACAACCCGGGCCGCAACATTCCGCGGGCGCTGGCCGGCACGCTGATCCTCACCGGTGTGCTGTTCGTGGTGGTGATGTTCGCTCAGGTCATCGGGTTCGGCACCGACGAGGCCGGACTCGCGGCGTTCCAGAGTTCGGGTAACACGTTGGGCGACTTGGGCAGTCGCTATATCGGTCAGTGGTTCTCGCTGATCATCATCTTCACCGCGACCGTCGCCGCGTTCGGGTGCCACATGGCCACCGCCGCGACGTCGGGACGCATGCTCTACGCGTTCGGTCGAGACGGCTTCGGTCCCAAGGCGCTCGCACACATCCACGAAGCCACCGGGGGTCCGCGCCGGGCCACCTGGCTCGTCGTCGGCCTGGCCCTGGTGGTGGACCTGATCTGCGGGGCGTCCGGCTGGCCGGTGATGGGCACGGGCAACGCCGCCATCGACACGTATTTCCTGTTCGCCGTGGCCGGTTCGGTGTGCCTCATGGTGTGCTACCTGCTGGTCGAGGTGGCCGCGGCATGGTTCGTCGGTGCCCCCAAGTTCGTCGCCGTACACGGCGGTCAGGGCAAGGCGCCAGGCCTGGTACTGCCACTGCTGGGTGCCGTGGTGATCCTGGTGGTGCTGTGGTTCAACGTCAAGGACGCCGAAACCTGGCTGGCCGCACCACTGTTGGGCCTGTATTGGTGTGCCGTCGGCCTGGTCATCGCCCTCGCCGCATCGGGTATCGCGAAACGGGTGGGTGAATCGCTGACGCGCGAACTGGATCTCACCCCGCCGGTACAGGCGGAGGCCAAGTGA
- a CDS encoding amidohydrolase family protein, with amino-acid sequence MPDGELADVFDGVQAEVPDALAEHLRTVRLIDHHVHGSFNKPVDRAGFEASINEGSTDPVPDFMTQFDSPLGLSIRRWCAPVLGLQAHADADEYWKRRSEFTPDELAALMLPLAGIERWIVDTGFKGDLIATPERLTELSGSPSSSILRLERLAEDLLESGIAAQEFPDAFRAALQAAADSPDTVGTKTIAAYRTGFDIDWSRPDDALVIEHARALAARPSQRVDSPVLIAFGVHEAAAHGLPIQVHVGFGDRDLDLHRTDPMLLLPLLRSMTPVPVLLLHCYPFHRQSGYLAQAFDHVNFDVGLGINYLGVRSTGLVAEAMETAPFAKQLFSSDAFGPPELHLLGSVLWRRAMGLVLGRWIRSGDCAEADAIRIVDMIGVHNATRVYSL; translated from the coding sequence ATGCCGGATGGTGAACTGGCGGACGTGTTCGACGGGGTCCAGGCCGAAGTACCCGACGCGCTCGCCGAACACCTGCGCACGGTCCGGTTGATCGACCACCATGTGCACGGCAGCTTCAACAAGCCCGTCGACCGGGCCGGTTTCGAGGCGTCGATCAATGAGGGATCCACCGATCCCGTACCGGATTTCATGACGCAGTTCGATTCGCCGCTGGGCCTGTCCATCCGCCGTTGGTGCGCGCCGGTGCTCGGACTGCAGGCCCACGCGGATGCGGACGAATACTGGAAGCGGCGCAGCGAATTCACGCCCGACGAGCTGGCCGCGCTGATGTTGCCGCTCGCGGGCATCGAACGCTGGATCGTCGACACCGGTTTCAAAGGTGACCTCATCGCGACGCCCGAACGGCTCACCGAACTCAGTGGCAGCCCGTCGTCGTCGATCCTGCGGCTGGAGCGTCTCGCCGAGGATCTCCTCGAATCCGGCATCGCCGCGCAGGAGTTTCCCGACGCGTTCCGGGCCGCACTGCAGGCCGCCGCAGATTCACCAGATACCGTCGGCACCAAAACGATTGCGGCCTACCGCACCGGATTCGACATCGACTGGTCGCGGCCCGACGACGCTCTGGTGATCGAGCATGCGCGGGCGCTGGCCGCCCGGCCGTCGCAACGCGTGGACAGCCCGGTGCTGATCGCGTTCGGCGTGCACGAGGCCGCCGCGCACGGGTTGCCGATCCAGGTGCACGTCGGCTTCGGCGACCGGGATCTCGATCTGCACCGCACCGATCCCATGTTGCTGCTACCGCTGCTGCGATCGATGACACCGGTTCCGGTGCTGCTGCTGCATTGCTATCCGTTTCACCGGCAGTCCGGTTATCTGGCGCAAGCCTTCGACCACGTGAATTTCGATGTGGGCCTTGGCATCAACTATCTGGGCGTGCGATCGACCGGTCTGGTCGCCGAGGCCATGGAGACCGCCCCGTTCGCCAAGCAACTGTTCTCCTCGGACGCGTTCGGCCCGCCCGAACTGCATCTGCTGGGCTCGGTGCTGTGGCGTCGCGCCATGGGACTGGTTCTCGGCCGATGGATTCGGTCGGGCGACTGCGCCGAGGCCGATGCGATCAGGATCGTCGACATGATCGGGGTGCACAACGCCACCCGGGTGTACTCGCTGTGA
- a CDS encoding aminotransferase class I/II-fold pyridoxal phosphate-dependent enzyme has translation MNHAAAPLFEAIREFVEREQAPLYSPGHKGGRTLDPWFRENIAALDLNNLPDTDTLHCPEGPILQAEQLVADAWRVGQSFILVQGSTSGNIAVALSALRPGEPVLVQRNAHKSVLAGLVQVGALPVWLEPRWDTQFGIAHGLDADVVERALAASGASALWMLHPTYYGTTADISALSELCRRFDARLLVDGAHSPHFAFHPELPVPAEKSGAAATVQSVHKVLSGLSQAAVLHIDPHAIDPATVRRALQLIQTTSPHFAIMASIDLARRQMMIDGRDLLGRALERARHAATRLAATPGLRVLRPEDASGAGTGFHQLDETKLLIGTTGLAADAHDIVARLNRVHGVQPELSGPGHVLCISTIGNTDTDMDRLVAGFTEVAGWAGRADTFGGGDTLTTDLLALRGPTVLTPREAFFAQTDTVALTDATGLVAAEAITPYPPGIPLVMPGERLTGEVIDLLRALRDAGNPISASDPKLGAVKVVR, from the coding sequence GTGAATCACGCCGCGGCGCCGTTGTTCGAGGCAATCCGAGAATTCGTCGAGCGGGAGCAGGCACCGCTGTACAGCCCGGGCCACAAGGGTGGGCGCACGCTCGACCCGTGGTTCCGGGAAAACATTGCCGCCCTTGACCTCAACAACCTGCCCGACACCGACACGCTGCACTGCCCGGAGGGACCGATCCTGCAGGCCGAGCAACTGGTCGCCGACGCGTGGCGTGTCGGGCAGAGTTTCATCCTGGTTCAGGGCTCGACGAGCGGCAACATCGCGGTGGCGTTGTCGGCGCTGCGTCCCGGTGAGCCGGTTCTGGTGCAGCGCAACGCCCACAAGTCCGTGCTGGCCGGCCTGGTCCAGGTCGGCGCGCTGCCGGTGTGGCTCGAGCCGCGGTGGGACACGCAGTTCGGCATCGCCCACGGCCTGGACGCCGACGTGGTCGAACGCGCCCTCGCCGCGAGCGGGGCGTCGGCGCTGTGGATGTTGCACCCCACCTACTACGGAACCACGGCCGACATCAGCGCGCTGTCAGAGTTGTGCCGGCGCTTCGACGCTCGACTCCTGGTCGACGGCGCGCACTCGCCGCATTTCGCGTTCCATCCCGAATTGCCGGTGCCCGCTGAGAAATCCGGTGCGGCGGCCACGGTGCAGTCGGTGCACAAGGTGCTCTCGGGCCTCAGCCAAGCTGCGGTACTGCACATCGATCCGCATGCGATAGATCCGGCGACGGTGCGCCGGGCACTGCAGCTGATCCAGACCACCAGCCCGCATTTCGCCATCATGGCGTCGATCGATCTGGCCCGCCGGCAGATGATGATCGACGGTCGAGATCTGTTGGGCCGCGCACTGGAGCGGGCCCGCCACGCGGCCACACGACTGGCCGCGACACCGGGCCTGCGCGTGCTGCGCCCCGAGGACGCGTCCGGCGCGGGCACCGGCTTTCATCAGCTCGACGAGACCAAATTGCTCATCGGCACAACCGGACTGGCCGCCGACGCACACGACATCGTCGCGCGACTCAACCGCGTGCACGGGGTGCAGCCGGAACTGAGCGGCCCCGGCCACGTCCTGTGTATCTCGACCATCGGCAATACCGATACCGACATGGATCGGCTGGTCGCGGGGTTCACCGAGGTTGCCGGCTGGGCCGGACGTGCCGACACCTTCGGCGGCGGTGACACATTGACCACCGATCTGCTGGCGCTGCGAGGACCCACGGTGCTGACCCCGCGCGAGGCGTTCTTCGCGCAAACCGACACGGTGGCGCTCACCGATGCGACCGGACTGGTTGCGGCGGAGGCGATCACGCCCTACCCACCGGGCATACCCCTGGTGATGCCAGGCGAACGGCTCACCGGCGAGGTCATCGACCTGCTGCGCGCGCTACGCGACGCAGGGAACCCGATCAGCGCATCCGATCCGAAACTCGGCGCTGTCAAGGTGGTTCGGTGA
- a CDS encoding aspartate aminotransferase family protein, whose protein sequence is MSTLYERDEAVIAGIEKLRFFPLEVVSGHGCTLVAPDGRELLDLSATWTASGLGHGHPAIADAVSRAVRTAPGSGGLSAVHPDSVGLAEDLLELVPGSGERRVYLGHAGSDANDVALRACRHATGRHTVIAFEHSYHGGVGVAMGVSGVHVDAGAAPDPDVVFLPYPNPFRPTSAGIDADVAACLASAEQHLAGGSIACLIVEPILSDGGLVVPPDGFLARLHEACRRHGVPMICDEVKMGLGRPGTLHAFEHDGVVPDIVTFGKVLGGGLPLSAAVGPAELLDNPPAAALLTTAGNPVCTAAGRAVLATIVGEQLPERAAKVGAVLQEALQALESDAIGEVRGRGLAIGVELVDPATGDRDPRLAAQVVYRAWELGAVVYYVGGNVLEITPPLVLSEAEAARGAEIIGTAIADAAAGKVDAQEVARYAGW, encoded by the coding sequence GTGAGCACGCTCTACGAACGCGACGAAGCGGTCATCGCCGGCATCGAGAAGCTGAGGTTCTTCCCGCTGGAGGTGGTCTCCGGTCACGGCTGCACCCTCGTGGCCCCCGATGGCCGTGAGCTACTGGACCTTTCGGCGACCTGGACCGCCAGCGGTCTGGGACACGGGCATCCGGCGATCGCCGACGCGGTCAGCCGGGCCGTGCGGACCGCTCCCGGGTCCGGTGGGCTTTCCGCCGTGCATCCCGACTCGGTGGGACTGGCCGAGGACCTGCTCGAGTTGGTTCCCGGCAGCGGTGAGCGGCGGGTCTATCTGGGGCATGCCGGTTCGGACGCCAACGACGTCGCGCTGCGCGCGTGCCGCCACGCCACCGGGCGGCACACCGTGATCGCGTTCGAGCACAGTTACCACGGCGGCGTCGGAGTCGCCATGGGCGTGTCCGGCGTACACGTCGACGCCGGTGCCGCGCCGGACCCCGACGTCGTGTTCCTGCCGTACCCCAACCCTTTCCGGCCCACCTCCGCCGGCATCGACGCCGACGTCGCCGCCTGCCTCGCCAGCGCCGAGCAGCATCTGGCCGGCGGCTCCATCGCGTGCCTGATCGTCGAGCCCATCCTGTCCGACGGCGGCCTCGTGGTTCCACCGGACGGCTTTCTGGCCCGGCTGCACGAGGCGTGCCGCCGCCACGGCGTGCCCATGATCTGCGACGAGGTCAAGATGGGCCTGGGCAGGCCGGGCACATTGCACGCATTCGAACACGACGGCGTGGTGCCCGACATCGTGACCTTCGGCAAGGTGCTCGGCGGCGGCCTGCCGCTGTCCGCTGCCGTGGGCCCTGCGGAACTGCTCGACAATCCGCCGGCCGCGGCGCTGCTCACGACTGCAGGCAATCCGGTGTGCACCGCCGCGGGCCGTGCTGTACTGGCCACCATCGTGGGCGAGCAGCTACCCGAACGCGCAGCGAAAGTCGGTGCGGTACTGCAGGAAGCGTTGCAGGCGCTGGAATCGGATGCCATCGGCGAGGTGCGTGGGCGCGGGCTCGCCATCGGTGTGGAGCTGGTCGATCCGGCCACCGGGGACCGTGACCCGCGACTCGCCGCGCAGGTGGTGTACCGCGCATGGGAACTGGGCGCGGTGGTGTACTACGTCGGCGGCAACGTCCTGGAGATCACCCCGCCACTGGTCCTCAGCGAGGCCGAAGCGGCCCGCGGCGCCGAGATCATCGGGACGGCGATCGCCGACGCGGCCGCAGGGAAGGTCGACGCACAGGAGGTGGCGCGCTATGCCGGATGGTGA
- a CDS encoding type I glutamate--ammonia ligase, with protein MTPQIDDLRADGVEIVAGSLTDLAGVTRAKYVPLRRLSSFQSAGMGVSPSWSVFCVDSGIAFTPDIGVVGDLRIRIDPTELQVVEAGVAWAPASLYDQYGQPAPLCTRTLLARAEQAAAAQGLTAKIGAELECTMLAPDTQHASAEPWSPYGMRTSLDRSAFLVDLMTSAERAGLVIDQLHTEYGHDQFEVALAPTTPVAAADAVILARIVIGRAAARHGLKISFSPVPFAGEAGNGAHLHLSFADDAGPLLSGGDGPHGMRQAGQSAIAGVLDTLPDLLGVYAGSVLSAARLKPGNWAGAAKCWGLENREAAVRFIAATPGNPHGANVELKLIDPSANPYLAAAAFLRSALRGIELGLQLPAEVADDPAQTADLQPLPTDQRTVLKTLQTSAVAAELLTPAVIEGVAAVRNHELVTYGDRPPAEICQALRLAWSC; from the coding sequence ATGACGCCGCAGATCGATGACCTACGCGCTGACGGCGTCGAGATCGTCGCCGGATCGCTGACCGACCTGGCAGGGGTGACGCGCGCGAAGTACGTGCCGCTGCGGCGTCTCTCCTCTTTCCAGTCCGCGGGTATGGGCGTCTCACCTTCGTGGAGCGTGTTCTGCGTCGACAGCGGCATCGCCTTCACACCGGACATCGGCGTGGTCGGCGACCTGCGGATCCGGATCGATCCGACCGAACTGCAGGTGGTGGAAGCCGGCGTGGCCTGGGCGCCCGCGAGCCTGTACGACCAGTACGGGCAACCGGCTCCGTTGTGTACGCGCACGCTGCTGGCCCGCGCAGAACAGGCGGCAGCCGCACAGGGTTTGACGGCAAAGATCGGCGCCGAGTTGGAGTGCACGATGCTGGCGCCGGACACGCAGCACGCATCCGCCGAGCCTTGGTCGCCCTACGGCATGCGCACATCCCTGGACCGCTCCGCGTTCCTGGTCGACCTCATGACGAGCGCCGAACGCGCGGGCTTGGTTATCGACCAGCTCCACACCGAGTACGGCCATGACCAATTCGAAGTGGCGCTGGCGCCGACGACGCCGGTCGCCGCGGCCGACGCCGTCATCCTGGCGCGGATCGTGATCGGCCGGGCCGCGGCCCGCCACGGTCTCAAGATTTCGTTCTCCCCCGTACCGTTCGCCGGGGAGGCCGGCAACGGCGCACACCTGCACCTGTCGTTCGCCGACGACGCCGGTCCCCTGCTGTCCGGTGGCGACGGCCCGCACGGCATGCGGCAGGCGGGGCAATCCGCGATCGCGGGAGTACTCGACACCCTGCCGGATCTCCTTGGCGTGTATGCGGGTTCGGTGCTGTCGGCTGCACGGCTCAAGCCCGGCAACTGGGCGGGCGCCGCCAAATGCTGGGGCTTGGAGAACCGCGAGGCTGCGGTCAGGTTCATCGCCGCGACACCGGGAAATCCCCACGGCGCCAATGTCGAACTGAAACTCATCGACCCGAGCGCCAACCCGTATCTCGCGGCGGCAGCTTTCCTGCGCAGCGCGCTGCGCGGCATCGAGCTCGGCCTGCAGCTGCCTGCCGAGGTCGCCGACGATCCGGCGCAGACGGCCGATCTTCAACCACTGCCGACCGATCAGCGCACCGTGCTCAAGACCCTGCAGACCTCCGCAGTCGCCGCCGAGTTGCTGACGCCTGCGGTCATCGAAGGTGTTGCCGCCGTGCGCAATCACGAGCTCGTCACCTACGGCGATCGGCCGCCGGCCGAGATCTGCCAGGCACTGCGTTTGGCCTGGAGTTGTTGA
- a CDS encoding class II glutamine amidotransferase, whose protein sequence is MCRLLGVVSAAPISVADAVGAHVLKDFVALTKVHGDGWGIAHVDEPGGDPRVEVSAGSALDDPAFSAAVEEQRLTAGMVHLRWATNGLAVQPQNSHPFVVGGVAMAHNGSIKPTGPLDELVERGIAASLRGTTDSERYFGVIRQHRRTAPDLAEAVRRAVAQLRALYPGASLNALVLGEGQLIAVHAHAHSQLPAEDIEEITAADLPTEHLEDYFALRWARAGDGALVVGSTGFGDLDWQPLPPESVTAISMADLSMNSVPVMAD, encoded by the coding sequence ATGTGTCGCTTGCTCGGAGTCGTGTCGGCTGCACCGATCTCCGTCGCCGACGCGGTCGGCGCGCACGTGTTGAAGGACTTCGTCGCGCTCACCAAGGTGCACGGGGATGGTTGGGGTATCGCCCACGTCGACGAGCCGGGCGGCGATCCCCGAGTCGAGGTCTCGGCGGGCAGTGCGCTCGACGACCCGGCCTTCAGCGCGGCGGTGGAGGAACAGCGTCTGACGGCCGGCATGGTCCATCTGCGCTGGGCCACCAACGGCCTGGCCGTGCAACCGCAGAACTCCCACCCGTTTGTCGTCGGCGGAGTTGCTATGGCGCACAACGGATCCATCAAACCGACCGGCCCGCTCGACGAGCTCGTCGAGCGGGGTATCGCCGCCTCGCTGCGCGGCACCACGGACAGCGAGCGGTACTTCGGGGTGATCCGCCAACACCGTCGGACCGCACCGGACCTGGCCGAGGCGGTGCGCCGCGCGGTGGCTCAGCTGCGTGCGCTGTATCCCGGCGCGAGTCTCAATGCGCTGGTGCTCGGCGAGGGGCAGTTGATCGCCGTACACGCGCACGCCCACAGTCAGCTGCCCGCCGAGGACATCGAGGAGATCACTGCGGCCGACCTGCCGACCGAGCATCTCGAGGATTACTTCGCGTTGCGGTGGGCCCGGGCCGGCGACGGCGCCCTGGTGGTGGGTTCGACCGGCTTCGGCGACCTGGATTGGCAACCGTTGCCGCCGGAGAGTGTCACCGCAATCTCGATGGCTGACTTGTCGATGAATTCGGTGCCCGTCATGGCAGATTGA
- a CDS encoding methyltransferase — MTSAKVPPVGLVRAVDRIRHHLRRLHQRSAPPPAVLLETILKAWVAQGITAAVQLGVADALADGPLRPEELARRVDANPDTLNRLMRALVSEGIFRRTRDGRYALNALADPLRTDAPVSIAGMARFVGSPEHREHWSQLGEAVRTGEAVIPKMRGMAAFEYLNSDPELGEIFNDAMTSVSELAIAPVVAAFDFTPFATIADVGGGHGRLLSAILEAAPAAHGILYDLPQVVEGAPKLLAKYGTADRVEILPGSFFDKAPAGADLYIMKNIIHDWPDEQALTILRNIRAAATAGATLLLVEAVIPEHDREFLAKWIDMEMLIGIAARERTGDEYRKLYQEAGFRLTEVVPTASPFSLVRGLAV, encoded by the coding sequence GTGACTTCCGCCAAGGTGCCCCCGGTAGGGCTGGTCCGTGCCGTCGACCGCATCCGTCATCACCTGCGCCGACTGCACCAGCGGTCGGCTCCACCACCGGCCGTACTGCTGGAGACGATCCTCAAGGCATGGGTGGCCCAGGGGATCACCGCAGCAGTGCAACTCGGCGTTGCCGACGCGCTGGCCGATGGCCCGCTGCGACCCGAAGAGCTGGCCCGCCGCGTCGACGCCAACCCCGACACCCTCAACCGGCTGATGCGGGCCCTGGTCAGCGAGGGCATCTTCCGGCGCACCCGCGACGGGCGCTACGCCCTCAACGCCCTGGCCGACCCGCTGCGCACCGATGCTCCGGTCTCGATCGCCGGAATGGCGCGATTCGTCGGCTCCCCCGAACACCGCGAACACTGGAGCCAGCTTGGTGAGGCCGTGCGGACCGGCGAGGCCGTCATCCCGAAGATGCGCGGCATGGCGGCGTTCGAGTACCTGAACTCCGACCCTGAGCTCGGCGAGATCTTCAACGACGCCATGACCAGCGTCTCAGAGCTCGCGATCGCCCCTGTGGTGGCGGCGTTCGATTTCACCCCGTTCGCCACGATCGCCGACGTGGGCGGCGGCCATGGGCGGCTGCTCTCGGCGATCCTCGAAGCCGCACCCGCGGCCCACGGCATCCTCTATGACCTGCCCCAAGTGGTCGAGGGTGCACCAAAACTGTTGGCCAAGTATGGAACTGCCGACCGGGTGGAGATCCTGCCCGGCTCGTTCTTCGACAAGGCGCCGGCCGGTGCCGATCTCTACATCATGAAGAACATCATCCACGACTGGCCCGACGAGCAGGCCCTGACGATCCTGCGGAATATCCGCGCCGCTGCGACTGCGGGCGCCACGCTGCTGCTCGTGGAAGCTGTTATCCCCGAACATGATCGCGAGTTCCTCGCCAAGTGGATCGACATGGAGATGCTGATCGGCATCGCCGCCCGCGAGCGCACCGGGGATGAATACCGAAAGCTCTACCAGGAGGCGGGTTTCCGACTCACCGAGGTGGTGCCGACGGCGTCACCGTTCAGCCTCGTGCGGGGCCTCGCAGTCTGA